The stretch of DNA AGAGAGGTGGCAGAGTGGTCGAATGCGACGGATTCGAAATCCGTTATACCGGCAACGGTATCGGGGGTTCGAATCCCCCCCTCTCTGCGAAAGGCTTTCTTCCCAGGAAAGTCTTTTTATCCGAACCTCGGGTAAGTAAAATGGGTATAATACGCTACTAGAGGAGTGGCAGAGTGGTCGATTGCGGCGGTCTTGAAAACCGTTGAAGGTTAAACTTCCGGGGGTTCGAATCCCTCCTCCTCTGCTAAAACGCCTGCTTCCAACCCGGAGGCAGGCGTTTTTATTTGCTGGCAGCATATGCGTAGAGAATGGTTCAGCTTATGCAGAGCTGCTGCGCGAAGACTCTTGCGTGAGAGTGTAACAAAACCAAGTTGCCACAACCGGCAAGCTGGACAACGCGAACGGAGGTTCTCACGTTTGCGGTGCATTAGCTTTTACTCTCTCGCCCTCGTCTCATGCTTCGCCTATTACTGGTACTCCTGTTAGTGCTGCCCTTTTCTTCATCGGGTTACTCCGTGCTTTCTCACCAAGCTAATATTGACTCCACCTGGGCGCGGTGCCTGAAGCCAATGTTGGAGAAACGGTACCCGGGGGCTACTGAGCAGGAGCTTGTTGAAGCTAAAAGTTTTGCCTATGGTGGCTCTATTGTTCAGGACATGGGCTTTTATCCATTCGGCTCAGAGCTATTTACCAACCTAACGCATTATGTGCGTAGCGGCGACTTTGTGCGTAATATGCTGGATGAAGCGCACAACCGGAACGAGTACGCGTTTGCGCTGGGGGCACTGTCGCACTACACCGCCGATATTGTAGGCCACCCAGAAGGCACTAACAAGGCAATGCCATCCGTGTACCCGGAGTTGAAGCAGAAGTTTGGTAATGCTATTACTTACGAAGAAGCCCCCATTCAACATACTCAGTTAGAGTTTGCCTTCGATGTGGTTCAGTTGGCAGCCGGGCGCTACCGCACCGCTGATTATCAGCGGGCAATTGGCTTTAAAGTAAGCAAGCCAGTGCTGGAGCGAGCTTTTAAAAAGACGTATGGCCTGGAGTTAGGCAAAGTAGTATTCAACGTAGACCTGGCCGTTAGCACTTTCCGGTTTGCTGTGCGCTCCCTCATTCCTATTGCTAGCCGGGCAGCTTGGCAGTCACAGAAAAAAGAAATCCGGCGGTTGAGCCCCCGAGCCCGCCGCCGGGAATACGTGTATAAGCAAAGTGAGCGTGAATACCGCAAACTATACGGGTCCGATTATCAGGTGCCCGGTACCGGGGCGCGGGTATTATCCTACTTCGTGCGGGTGCTGCCAAAAATTGGGCCTCTGAAGCCTTTTGCTTTTAAGTTGCCTACTCCCGAGGCGCAGAAGCTTTTTTTATCGAGCTTCCATGATGTAAGTACTGAATATTGCCGTCGGGTAGAGTTAGAGCCGAAAGACACCCTAGTAGCTTCAACCCAAGTACTACCCAACACCGACTTTGATACTGGTAAGCCCACGCGGGTAGGAGAGTATAAGCTCACGGACGAGGCTTACGGTGAGTGGTTACGGAAGCTGGCGGCCCAAAAGTTTAACGGAGTAACACCTCCGTTAAAGCAAAACATCCTTGCTTTCTTCGGGACTACGCCTAAAGCTCCCATTGACGAAGACGAGAAGAAAGCGAAAACCCATGAAGAAACCCTGCAAGCGCTGGCGCAGTTACGCGACTTACAGTTGAAATAGGAACGCTAAGCTTCATACCTAAAAGCAGCGGCCCGCCCTCCACAATTTGTGGAGAAGCGGGCCGCTGCTTTTAGGTATGAAGCTTAGCGAGCTTTGTAGGTCCGATATACTGGCCGGTGGAGACGGTTGTGGCCTTTGATTTTGGCTCGTACGCTAGGCAGCAAACGGCTGCGTTTTCCCAAAGGCGATGCTGCTGATGCTGATGGGGCGGCAGCCAGGAGAGTGCCTACAACGAGAGTGAGAACCAAAAAGAGGCGGCAAAAAGAGGTAAACATGGCAATAGGTAAAGGAGTTGGAGAGTAGAGCAGTCTTTTAATTAAGCTGTTCCGAACTAGCTATGATGTAAAAGGTTCACAAATGTAGTTTCCGATCTTGTGAAAGAACTCCAAGTTTCGATTAATCTAAGAAAGTAGCACTTAAGCGGACTGTTTTACAAAGCGAATGAATACAGGTTCGCGCATATTATCTTAAATAGACCTGCGCTAAGTAGGCCTGATCTGGTAGGCATTTGAAGAATATAAGAGAAAGGGGGCTGCATTAGCGGCCCCCTTTCTCTTATATGTACTAACGTTATACTTATTGAGGGCCGTTCTGCTGCACTAGGCCACTGCTCAACCGGCGTAGTACAATCTCGGCCTGCTTGGCTTGATAACGAATATCTAACAGACGTACTTCGGCATCAAGCTGGGTGCGCTGAGCCTCGCGGAGGGCGAGGGGAGTAAGCAGACCCAGGCGGTAGCGCTCCAGCGCAATAGCCACGTTCTCGCGTGCGAGCAAAATATTGGTTTCTTCCAGCTCCAGAAGCTGCAGCCGGTTTTGATACTGGGCGTAGGCCTGTTCGGCCTCCGCATCGAGCTGCAGCTGAGTCTGGTCGAGCTGAAGCTTGCTTTGCTCCTCCGCAATGCGGGCGTTTTGCTCTAAGCGGTTGCGGTTGAAACCGTCAAAAATGGGTACTGAAGCAACCAAGCCGTAGTTTAACCCATACGTGCGGCCGGTGTTGGTTACTAACTGTGAGCCGAAGAAGGCAGCGCCGTTTATGTTGCGGTTGAGGCCATAGCCGGAAGTCAGGCCAACCTGTGGAAACCGTGAGGCCCGTACCAAACGCCGGTCATAGGTAGCCACATCTATGTTGGTTCGGGCTTGCTGCAGGCGGGGGTTGTTCTGGCGCACTGCCTGCAGTACGGCTTCCCGATCTAAGTCCTGGGCTACTACAATAGAGTCTTTGGGCTGAAAGTCGAGGCCAGGAGTGCGGCCGAGTAGATTGTTTAAATTGATTTTGGCCGTGCGAAGCGCTTCCTGCTGCTGTATCAGGGCAGAGCGGTCGGCGTTGTAGTCAACCCGGGCGGTGAGTACCTCCACCTTAGCGCTAACCCCTACATCTACCCGCGCCTGCGTGAGGTCAATCCGGGCTTGCCCAATCTTTAAGGCTTCCTCAATGGAGTTGATCTTGCCCGACTCCCGTACCACCACAAAATAAGCGTCGGTGATACTGGCTACGGTTTCTTCTACGGTTGCCCGGGTTATTTCCCGTTGGCTCTGCTCCAAGGCCTTTAGCCGGTCGTAGGCAATGAACATCCCGAAGCCATCAAAAATGGTCCAGGTAGCGGCAATGTTTGCATTGAGCAGGTTAGACTTGGCCCCGTTGGCAATACTGGGCTCGGGGCGACTGGAAGATTCCTGCCGGACGTTGTTGCGGTTAAAAGTGCGAGTAAGGTTACCGTTAACCGTTGGCAACTGGCCTGCGTTGCCGCGCGTCACGTTGTTTTCCGCAATACGCTCGTCCTGCCGAGACAACCGGATGTTGTAGTTGTTTTCTATCCCTATCCGAATGGCATCCGCAAGGCTCAGGAAAGGCGCCGGAGCCACCGTTTCGGGCTTTTCAGTTTGGGGCTTGCTCTGGGGCTGAGTGGCTGGCTGACGGGAAGGAAGAACTGGCTGCTGCGCAAGCAAGGGTAGGGGGGCAGCGGCGAGGCAAACAGCAAGCAGGAAAGAACGAGGCATGGGTGAGGTTAACGGCAAATAAAGAAGCGGCGTCAAGGGAAATAGTGCTGGTTAAGCCGCTACGGCTTTTTCTTCCTCTACCGGTTGCTTGTGCTTCTTGGCGGTAGCGAAGTACGAGTACATAACCGGCACCACGTACAGCGTAAGCGCGGTGGCAAAGAACAGGCCACCCACTACGCCAATACCCATAGCCCGCCGGCTGAGTGCACCAGCGCCAGAGGCAACCGCAATGGGCAGAATACCCAAAATAGCGCAAAGCGAGGTCATCAGAATTGGGCGAAAACGAGCTGTAGCGCCTTCAATTAGGCCAGTCATATAGTCTTTGCCATTTTCTACCTGCTGGTTGGCAAACTCCACAATCAGGATACCATTTTTTGTTACCAGGCCTACGAGCATAATAATGCCAATCTGTGAGAACAGGTTGAGCGTCTGGTTAAAGTACCACAGGCTCAAGAGTGCGCCAGATAGGGCCAGCGGCACCGTTACCATGATGATAACCGGGTCGCGGAAGCTTTCAAACTGCGCGGCCAGCACCAGATAAATCAGCACCAGCGCCAAGCCAAAAGCAAACACCAGTGACGAAGAGCTTTCCTGGAAGTCGCGGGATGCTCCGGCTAGCTCCGTTGAAAACGTATCGTCGAGGCTCTTATCAGCAATGGCTTGCATGGCCGCAATACCGTCGCCCAGGGTCTGCCCGGGAGCCAGTGAAGCGGAGAAAGTAGCGGAGTTATATCGGTTGAAGCGGTAAAGCTGGGGTGGGGTGCTGCTCTCTTCCAGCCGAATCACGTTGTCAAGCTGAATCAGCTCTCCCTTCGCGTTCTTCACTGACAGCAGGCGAACATCCAGGGGCTGGCTGCGGTCTTCGCGGGCCACCTGCCCAATAATCTGGTACTGCTTGCTGCCCCGGATGAAATAACCGTAGCGCTGCCCGCTCAGGCCCGACTGCAGTGTCTGGCTGATGCTTTGCACCGATACGCCCAGGCTCTGGGCCTTTTCGCGGTCAATGTTCACGCGCAGCTCGGGCTTATTAAACTTCAGGTTTACATCCACGAACTGGAAGGTAGGGTCCTGACGGGCCGCTTCCAGAAACTTGGGTACGGCAGCGCGCAGCTTATCAAAATCCTGAATCTGAACAACAAACTGCACCGGTAGGCCACCGCCCCCATTGCCAATGCTCTGGTCCTGTGACACAGAAGTACGCGCTGCGGTTAAGCGCTTCACCCCATTAGATAGTTTGTCGGTGAGCTGTTCTTGGTTGAAGGGGCGTTCATCGGCATTCTTCAGCAGCACCCGGGCAATACCCGAGTTAGAGCCCCCGCCAAAACCTGGCGAGGTCACGGTAAACACGCTACTCATGTTTTTCTCACCCGTAGAGTCTATAATCAGCTTGGTGAGTTCGGTCATATGCTCCTCCATAAAATCGAAGGAGGCGCCCTCAGGGCCAGTAGCGTTAATATTTATCCGGCTACGGTCTTCTACCGGAGCCAGCTCCGAGGGAATGGTTTTCATGAAGAACCAGATACCTAGGCCAGTACCTGCCACCATTACCCAGGCCAGCCAGCGGTTACGCAGGAATGTTTCGAGGCTCTCGCGGTAGCCGCCAATCATTTTTTCAAAGAAGGGCTCAGTCTTGCGATAAAACCAGTTGTGCTTTTCTTCGCGCTTTAGCAGCAAGCTGCACATCATGGGGGTGAGGGTCAGCGATACGAAGGCCGAAATCAATACGGAGCCGGCCACCACAATACCAAACTCCCGGAATAGCCGGCCGGTGATACCCGTCAGGAACACGACAGGCAAGAACACGGCCGCCAGCACGATGGTAGTACTAACTACGGCCATCAGAATTTCTTCCGAGCCTTTGATAGCGGCCGTTTTTGGGTCTTCGCCTTCCTCAATGCGGGAGTAAATGTTCTCCAGTACCACAATGGCGTCGTCTACTACCAGGCCAATGGCCAGCACGATGGCCAGCAGGGTAAGTACGTTGATAGAAAAATCCATCAGGTACATCACGAAGAAGATGCCCACCAGCGAAACAGGAATGGCTACCACCGGGATGATGGTTGAGCGCCAGTCACGCAGGAACAGGAAGATGATGATAACCACCAGCACGAAGGCCTCGATGATGGTATGCTCTACCTCATTAATAGAGTTACGGATGAAGACCGAGTTATCGAAGCCCGGCTTTAGGACCAGGTCCTTCGGGAGGTCTTTGCCGTAAATCTGAAGGCGCTTGTTAAACTCATCGGCAATGTCAATCTGGTTGGAGCCCGGCTGAGGAATGACGGCCAGGCCTACCATGGGCACCCCGTTTACCTTAAAGATGGTTTGGTCGTTTTCCGGGTAAAGCTCGGCGTAGCCCACATCCGACATGCGGATCAGGGAGGTTTCATCCTGACGGATGATCATATTGTTGAAGTCCTTGACGGTGCTGAGGCGGCCCATGGTACGCAGAGTAAGCTGGGTGGCTTCGCCCTGCACGGTGCCACTGGGCAGCTCTACGTTTTCACGGGTCAAGGCTGCCTGCACATCTACCGGCGACACGCCCAGGGCCGACAGTTTAATGGGGTCAAGCCAGAGGCGCATAGAGTACTTACGCTCCCCGTACACTCGTATCTCGGAAACACCCGGAATAGTCTGGAGACGCTCTTTGAGTGTGTTGTTGGCGTAGTCCGTCAGCTCCAGCAGATTGCGCCGGTCGCTGCTCAGGTAAGTCATTACAATAGGCTGTGAGTCGGCGTTAGCCTTGCTCACTACCGGCGGGTCAATATCGCGCGGCAGACGACCCTGCGCCCCCGATACTTTATCGCGCACATCATTGGCGGCCGTTTCAAGGTCGGCGTCGAGGTCAAACTCAACCGTAATCTGGGTGCGGCCGTCGCGGCTGTTGGAGGTCAGGTTTTTGATGCCCTGGATGCCGTTCAGGGCTTCTTCCAATGGCTCCGTTACCTGGCCCTGCATTACGTCGGCGGAGGCACCCGTGTAGCTCGCCGATACCGTGATGATAGGTGGATCAACGCTAGGATATTCCCGAACGCTCAGGTAACGAAACCCAATCACCCCGAAAATCACGATGACCAAGCTCATCACAATGGCAAGCACTGGCCGGTTTATACTGGTGGAGGATAAGCTCATACGTCAAATACACAGAGTGTCTCGCTCTAGAAAAGCGCCAAGGCTAGCAGATAAGGAACGGCTACTGCGAGACACTGCACCGAACTCTGCTACCCCTTGGGCTACTGATTTATTTAATGACCTTTACCGCATCGCCGGGTTTAACCTGCAGAATGCCAGTACGGAGAACGGTATCGCCTACAGCCAAACCATCAGTTATCTGAATTAGCTTCGCAGACCGCACACCAATCTTCACCTTCTTCGGTACCATTTTCCCGTCTTCCACCGTGTACACGCTGTACCCCGCCGCCTCTGGTATCACCGACTCAGTGGGTACCTGAAGCGCCTCCGTTGATTCTCCTAACTGCAAGTTTACCTTCACGAAAGCGCCGGGTCGTAGCTCGTTGTTTGTGTTAGCGTAGCGGGCCCGCACGGTTTGGGTGCGGCTTACCGGGTCAATCTGCGGATCAAGGGCGTATACCTTGGCCTGAAACTTCTTGTTAGAAGATTCATCGGTGATAGTAATCTGGTCGCTAGGCTTCACCATGCTGGCAAAGCGGCCCGGCACCGTGAAGTTGATTTTAACCGGCTTTACCTTAGATAGCGTGGTGATTTCAGCCCCTGGGCTAACGTACGTTCCTACCGTGGCTGTAGTCAGGCCCAGCACGCCATCGAACGGAGCGCGGACATAAGCTTTGGCCAAGGAGGCGCGTAGGGTCTGTAAATCGGCCTGGGCAGTGAGTAGCTGGTTGTTGGCCTGCTCGTACTCCTGGGCGCTGATGTACTCCTTGTCTAGCAGGGTGCGCTGACGGCGCTCTTGGTCACGGAAGAGCTTGATATTATACTCCTGCTTGCGCAGGTTGGATTGAATCTCGTCGGCGTTGATGGTAAACAGGAGTTGTCCTTTCCGAACCGGTTGCCCTTCCCGAATATTAAGGCTGGTAATCTTGCCCGAAATTTCACTCTTAATAACCACCGATTCTTCGGCCAGTATAGAGCCAGTGGCTGCCACTTCATCTGATAGGTTGGTAGCTTTTACTACGTACACCTGTACTGGTAGCTTCTGGCCACCGCCCTTGCTCCCTTTGGCACCAGCCGCGCCAGGGCCACCTTTACCACCTGCGGCCCCTTTGCCACCTCCTTTTTCTGCACTCTGAGCCGGGAAGTACTTCATCTTGATGAATACCAAGGCAGCCACTACTGCCAGGCTGATAATCAACCAAAGTATCCGCCGGCCAGCCCCACCGGAGCGAGGAGTGTCGGTTTCAGGAATAGCTACTTCTGGTTCGCGTTCTTGGGTTTGCATGGAATAAGGAGGTGATTCCCAGCTTGATAAAAGTGTCTGTGGTCAGAGAGGCAAATGTGACAACGCTAACCGCGGAATTTGGGTTTGCTTTTCGTTTGAAGCCGTGAAATTGCAATCAGGGTGAGACGCAGAAACGGCTTGAAGGTTTAAGCTTATGATGGGGGTAAGACACAAAAAAAGCCCGCAGGTTGCAGGCTTTTTAGGAATTAGGAAGCTAGTAGCAGCTCTACAGTCGGCGTAAGTACACGCAAAAACCTATTACTCAACCTGGCAGAAAAGCGTCAATATCGCCTGTTGACTGATACAGCTTTTAGCGGGGTCGTTAAGTTTGGGGCCTTTTGGCTGCGCTTCTTCCGGCGTCGGCCGCAAGAGTTGAGCCGCCTCGTCGTAGCCAAAGTACTAGGCACAGTGCGCTGCCGCGCTATAGCCAGAAACTTGGTGGAGCTCAATTCTTGGAGGGGTGGTAGTACTAGCGGCATTCATTACTTCATCCGTGCCATTTCCAGACGGCGTTTTCTGGTCTTCTGCAACGAGGTTCTTCGGGGCTTTGCAGGTTTCGCCATTGAGGCCAATATCCAGGATTTGCCAGCGCCCCCGAGATATTCTACTGGCTGAGTTTCTCTGAAGCGGCGCTCAATAGCGGCGCGCAGGCGTTTGTATTTGGGTGCAGCTCTCATCTTAAGAACTGCTCTTGCCCGTTGATGTTCGGCGCTATACAAATCCTTGCTCCTGCGCTGAAATAGGGTACCCATAATTTTCAGTCATAGCCAGGTAGGTGAAGGGCATAAATGAACATAAATTATACGTAGCCACACGGCTAAAAATCCGGTTGCGGCGGGCCATTACGGCGCGGGACTAAGGGAAAAATCTGCCATTTTACTGCCTTTGAGCTTGATTTGGTGTAAAACCGGCAACTGGTTTACACGTATCTTGCCAGCATGAAATCTGCCGCTGAACCCTCTGCTGAAGGCCGTAACTTTTTTCAGGATGTGCACGAAGTAGTGCGGCTGATACCGCCGGGCCGCGTGAGTACGTATGGCGCCATTGCCCATTACCTGGGTGCCCGGCACGGGGCCCGAATGGTAGGGTATGCGCTCATTGCTGCGGCACCGGCCCTGGGCCTAGATAAGGTGCCCGCGCAACGTGTAGTGAACCGCAATGGTCTGCTCACGGGGCGCCACCACTTCTCTACGCCCACAGCCATGCAAGAAGCGTTGGAGGCAGAGGGCGTGAAAGTTGAAGATGATCAGGTGGTAGAATTCAAACGCCTTTTCTGGGACCCGGCTCAGGAACTGGAGTGAGGCTGCAACAATGGAAGTGGCCTACACTACCCACTCGCCTATATTAAAGGCTGTATGGGTGGTGTAGGCCACTTTCGTTGTAAACAATTATCCGTTTATACGATTGCTAGGCCAATCGGGCACGCTTTAGAAGCGTGCTGAGATGATACGGTTAGCGCGGGTATCCTGGCCTAGAACCGCCAAAATGGCTCGGTGTACTTCCTCGGGGCTGGCGTTTTTGAGCAAATAGCCGTGGGCACCTTCTGCCCGCAAACTGTCAATAAGCTCGGGCTCATCGTGCATAGAAATGATAATGGTACGTACCTGTGGGTACTGCACCCGCAGCAGGCGCACAGTTTGCAAGCCATCCAGCACGGGCATTTGTAGGTCCATCAGTACCACATCGGGCACAATGCCCTGATCGAGGCGTTCTAGGGCCTCCTGACCATCACCGGCCTCAAAGGCCACCTCCATGTTAGGAAAGCCACTGATTAGGGCGCTCAAGCCTTTACGAAACAGAATATGGTCATCAACTACGGCCAGGCGGATGGGTGGTGTGGTCATGCAATAGTAAGAGTAGAAGGCTGACTAGTAGTAAGATAAGGGATAGGTAGGGAAATCCAAACACGGCTACCCTCACCCGTCGCCGACTCATGCCGAAGCGTTCCGCGTAGTACGGCCACCCTACTGCGTAGGTTGGTGAGGCCCAGGCCAGTACGTACGCCCGGAGCCGGCTGTGCTTCCACCACGGTGGGGTCAAAACCGATACCATTGTCGGTATAATGGATAGATAAGTAGTCGGAGCCAAACTCTACTTTTATCTCAATAAGGGCGGCGTGGGCGTGGCGCAGGCCGTTGCCAAGCAGCTCTTGCACTACACGGTACACAATGAGCTCGTACTTGGGGTCGAGGCGGCGTGGGTTGCCTAGTTGCTCCAGCACCACGTGCGTGGGCCCATCAACGGGCATGGTGCGGGCCAGGGCATCAAGGGCGAAGGAAAGGCCAAACTTCTGCAGGGCCGCCGGCAGCAGATTGCGCGAAATGCGTCGAACTTCACTAATGGCTTGGTCGAGCAGGGCAGAGGCCTCCTGCGTTAAATCGGGTTGGGCAAGAATATTCAGGTGCAGCTTCACAATGGCCAGGGTGGTGCCCACCCCGTCGTGCAGGTCGCCGGCAATGCGGCGGCGTTCTTCCTCCTGAGCCAGCAAGGCGGCCTCCAGTGCCTGCTGCTGGGCTACATCCTGCAGGGCCTGAAACTCTTGCTGCTGCTGCAGCAAACGGCGTTGGTAACGCACTACAAAGCCCACGATGCCCAATGCCAATAGCAGCAGGATGGGCGTAACGAGAACCAACGGGATAAGCGCGTCGGGCATTAGAATGATGCAGCAGCCAAATAGATAATAATCAGCTCACCAAGATACAGGGATTTATCTGACTACGGGCGTAAGTAGTACGCAATACGGCAGCCCTGTGGCCTAGCGCTGAACAGCCGTTACAGCGGGGCGCACCAAATAGAAGGCACGCGTGAGCAGCAGCGCCATAATGAAAACCAGGGCACTGCTAAGCAGATATACCAGGCGTGCATGCAGCTCATCATTGTGCATGATAAGATGATTGGTGAACAGGAACACAGTAACCGTTCCGGCCAGATATAGTAAGATGCCGATGGAGGCCACAAAAAGTGGTATTCTTAATAAGTCGGTACGATGTTGGGAAAAAACAACTTCCTCAAAATACTGCAGAATGAGCCCGGTGACCAGGAGGCTCTCGAGCAGGTTGGTGTAGGAATTGATTTGATCAAACCCTTCCAGATAAAAAGAATCAAATACCGCGAAAACGATAAAAAATAACGCAAGCCCGTTTACAAGTCGTCGTTTAGGGGAAGGCTTCATATTGTCGCGGAATACTTTGAGGTAGAGCAACGACTCGCCAAAAGTGCTTAGATGAGCAATGGGCAGGTTGTAGTGCCAGAGGTAAATTCCGAGCTGCATCAACCAGTAAGACGCAAACAAGAAAGCGGGTAACACCGCCAGCGTTCGTAGGCCACCCGTAAGGTAAGCACGCCGGCTCCATGCCATCCCTAAGGGAATGAGCATGAAGCAGTACACGATCAAGTCGCTGTAAATACCCAGACCGATTACCCAAGAAGGCACCAAGGGCTTATCGTTAAGAGTTCAGCGGATTTTCAATGCTGCAGCACGGTGGGCAAGGAGGCAGGTCTGTGGCAATAGTAGTGGCCGCGGATGACTCAGTACCGGCGCCATCGGTATCGGCGGCCCGCAGCAAAGTATCCACGCCAGTCTCCGAGAGGATATCGTTCTCGTTGGCATCAATGCCCACCAAAACCAACTTGCGGTTGCCATCATCATCGAGGCCATAGTAGGCCCGAATACCTTCGCAGCCCGGCTGACTCAGAATAGCCTCTAGCTGTTCTTTTTTTATGCAATGGCCCTTAGGAGCGTTGGGGTTTTGGTTGCGGTAGTTGCGGGTCCATTGGCTGGCCTTATTAAGCTCCGAAGACGAATCAGCAGCAGGTGACTTCATAGGTGGCAGGTAAGCGCAGGGAAAATCAGAACGGACAAATATAGAGCGCTCTGTAGCGCAAACAGAGGGGCAACTGATAATAACCTATGTGCGACCCAGGGCTAAGCCACCCAGCCCTAGAACAGAACGAGGAAGCCGAAGTACCCTTTAGGTGCTTAGGCTTCCTCGTTCTGTTCTGTACAGAGGTATCAGAAGGGCCGCTAGGCCTATTCCTCTTCTAGCTCATCAGAGTCATCCTCTTCATCCAGGTTCTCAAATACCTGGTCAATGGCCGACTCAGCGGAGCGCAGCTTTTGCTTGCACAGGCGAATAAGCTCCGCGGAACGCTGCACGCGGGCCGTGAGATCATCAACATCCACGGAGTCGGTTTCAAGAGCGCGCAGAATGGTTTCGAGCTCTTCGATGGCCTGGCGGTAGGTTATGGGTTGGGGCATGGGAAAGCAGATGCGCTAAGACAAAAACAAGGGAAGCTGCCCTTTAGTGGGCGCGCTGGCAGTTTTACGGCTAGTGGTAGGGGTGGTGGGTTTAGCCCGGAGAGGAGCCGCAGGTACGGAAGCCAGTTCAGCGGGCTGCTCAACGGGTGATGCCGCTGCGCTAATCTGGAGCTGCAGCAACCGTAGCTCTGCTTGGTGCAGAAGCCGCTCGGCGGCGAGCTGCAGCTGGTAGCGGCGGCGCAGGAGCTGCTCACAACGGCGCCGATGCAGGCGCCGAAAGCGCTGAGCCAGCGCCCGCCCAAAGGTGCGCAAGCGGCCCTCCTGGCTGCGTAGGCCAGTGCGAGCCGCCCGGTGCAGCTGATGGCGGCGGCGGGTAAGCTGCTGCTCCTGCTGGCGCAGCTGGGCCCGGGGTGCGGCCGCC from Hymenobacter taeanensis encodes:
- a CDS encoding MGMT family protein translates to MKSAAEPSAEGRNFFQDVHEVVRLIPPGRVSTYGAIAHYLGARHGARMVGYALIAAAPALGLDKVPAQRVVNRNGLLTGRHHFSTPTAMQEALEAEGVKVEDDQVVEFKRLFWDPAQELE
- a CDS encoding efflux RND transporter permease subunit encodes the protein MSLSSTSINRPVLAIVMSLVIVIFGVIGFRYLSVREYPSVDPPIITVSASYTGASADVMQGQVTEPLEEALNGIQGIKNLTSNSRDGRTQITVEFDLDADLETAANDVRDKVSGAQGRLPRDIDPPVVSKANADSQPIVMTYLSSDRRNLLELTDYANNTLKERLQTIPGVSEIRVYGERKYSMRLWLDPIKLSALGVSPVDVQAALTRENVELPSGTVQGEATQLTLRTMGRLSTVKDFNNMIIRQDETSLIRMSDVGYAELYPENDQTIFKVNGVPMVGLAVIPQPGSNQIDIADEFNKRLQIYGKDLPKDLVLKPGFDNSVFIRNSINEVEHTIIEAFVLVVIIIFLFLRDWRSTIIPVVAIPVSLVGIFFVMYLMDFSINVLTLLAIVLAIGLVVDDAIVVLENIYSRIEEGEDPKTAAIKGSEEILMAVVSTTIVLAAVFLPVVFLTGITGRLFREFGIVVAGSVLISAFVSLTLTPMMCSLLLKREEKHNWFYRKTEPFFEKMIGGYRESLETFLRNRWLAWVMVAGTGLGIWFFMKTIPSELAPVEDRSRININATGPEGASFDFMEEHMTELTKLIIDSTGEKNMSSVFTVTSPGFGGGSNSGIARVLLKNADERPFNQEQLTDKLSNGVKRLTAARTSVSQDQSIGNGGGGLPVQFVVQIQDFDKLRAAVPKFLEAARQDPTFQFVDVNLKFNKPELRVNIDREKAQSLGVSVQSISQTLQSGLSGQRYGYFIRGSKQYQIIGQVAREDRSQPLDVRLLSVKNAKGELIQLDNVIRLEESSTPPQLYRFNRYNSATFSASLAPGQTLGDGIAAMQAIADKSLDDTFSTELAGASRDFQESSSSLVFAFGLALVLIYLVLAAQFESFRDPVIIMVTVPLALSGALLSLWYFNQTLNLFSQIGIIMLVGLVTKNGILIVEFANQQVENGKDYMTGLIEGATARFRPILMTSLCAILGILPIAVASGAGALSRRAMGIGVVGGLFFATALTLYVVPVMYSYFATAKKHKQPVEEEKAVAA
- a CDS encoding TolC family protein, with the translated sequence MPRSFLLAVCLAAAPLPLLAQQPVLPSRQPATQPQSKPQTEKPETVAPAPFLSLADAIRIGIENNYNIRLSRQDERIAENNVTRGNAGQLPTVNGNLTRTFNRNNVRQESSSRPEPSIANGAKSNLLNANIAATWTIFDGFGMFIAYDRLKALEQSQREITRATVEETVASITDAYFVVVRESGKINSIEEALKIGQARIDLTQARVDVGVSAKVEVLTARVDYNADRSALIQQQEALRTAKINLNNLLGRTPGLDFQPKDSIVVAQDLDREAVLQAVRQNNPRLQQARTNIDVATYDRRLVRASRFPQVGLTSGYGLNRNINGAAFFGSQLVTNTGRTYGLNYGLVASVPIFDGFNRNRLEQNARIAEEQSKLQLDQTQLQLDAEAEQAYAQYQNRLQLLELEETNILLARENVAIALERYRLGLLTPLALREAQRTQLDAEVRLLDIRYQAKQAEIVLRRLSSGLVQQNGPQ
- a CDS encoding sensor histidine kinase, with protein sequence MPDALIPLVLVTPILLLLALGIVGFVVRYQRRLLQQQQEFQALQDVAQQQALEAALLAQEEERRRIAGDLHDGVGTTLAIVKLHLNILAQPDLTQEASALLDQAISEVRRISRNLLPAALQKFGLSFALDALARTMPVDGPTHVVLEQLGNPRRLDPKYELIVYRVVQELLGNGLRHAHAALIEIKVEFGSDYLSIHYTDNGIGFDPTVVEAQPAPGVRTGLGLTNLRSRVAVLRGTLRHESATGEGSRVWISLPIPYLTTSQPSTLTIA
- a CDS encoding response regulator, yielding MTTPPIRLAVVDDHILFRKGLSALISGFPNMEVAFEAGDGQEALERLDQGIVPDVVLMDLQMPVLDGLQTVRLLRVQYPQVRTIIISMHDEPELIDSLRAEGAHGYLLKNASPEEVHRAILAVLGQDTRANRIISARF
- a CDS encoding efflux RND transporter periplasmic adaptor subunit; the protein is MQTQEREPEVAIPETDTPRSGGAGRRILWLIISLAVVAALVFIKMKYFPAQSAEKGGGKGAAGGKGGPGAAGAKGSKGGGQKLPVQVYVVKATNLSDEVAATGSILAEESVVIKSEISGKITSLNIREGQPVRKGQLLFTINADEIQSNLRKQEYNIKLFRDQERRQRTLLDKEYISAQEYEQANNQLLTAQADLQTLRASLAKAYVRAPFDGVLGLTTATVGTYVSPGAEITTLSKVKPVKINFTVPGRFASMVKPSDQITITDESSNKKFQAKVYALDPQIDPVSRTQTVRARYANTNNELRPGAFVKVNLQLGESTEALQVPTESVIPEAAGYSVYTVEDGKMVPKKVKIGVRSAKLIQITDGLAVGDTVLRTGILQVKPGDAVKVIK
- a CDS encoding zinc dependent phospholipase C family protein, yielding MLRLLLVLLLVLPFSSSGYSVLSHQANIDSTWARCLKPMLEKRYPGATEQELVEAKSFAYGGSIVQDMGFYPFGSELFTNLTHYVRSGDFVRNMLDEAHNRNEYAFALGALSHYTADIVGHPEGTNKAMPSVYPELKQKFGNAITYEEAPIQHTQLEFAFDVVQLAAGRYRTADYQRAIGFKVSKPVLERAFKKTYGLELGKVVFNVDLAVSTFRFAVRSLIPIASRAAWQSQKKEIRRLSPRARRREYVYKQSEREYRKLYGSDYQVPGTGARVLSYFVRVLPKIGPLKPFAFKLPTPEAQKLFLSSFHDVSTEYCRRVELEPKDTLVASTQVLPNTDFDTGKPTRVGEYKLTDEAYGEWLRKLAAQKFNGVTPPLKQNILAFFGTTPKAPIDEDEKKAKTHEETLQALAQLRDLQLK